A genomic region of Leptolyngbya sp. NIES-2104 contains the following coding sequences:
- a CDS encoding photosystem I assembly protein Ycf4 has protein sequence MATETTSSENLVLRQSVLGARRFSNYFWATIVSIGAMGFFLAAISSYTKVNLLPFSDPTQLLFVPQGIAMGFYGTAGLLLASYLWLSIVWDLGGGYNEFNKETGEVKIFRWGFPGKNRRVELDLKTSDVQAVKATLREGVNPRRSLYLRVKGMRDIPLTRVGQPMTLAELENEAAGLARFLSVPLEGL, from the coding sequence ATGGCGACAGAAACCACGTCTTCAGAAAATCTCGTTTTACGACAGTCGGTGTTGGGGGCGCGGCGGTTTAGTAACTATTTTTGGGCGACGATTGTTTCGATCGGGGCAATGGGATTTTTCCTCGCCGCAATTTCGAGCTATACCAAGGTGAATTTGTTGCCGTTCTCTGATCCGACTCAGCTTTTATTCGTTCCGCAAGGGATCGCCATGGGCTTTTATGGAACCGCTGGATTGCTTTTAGCAAGCTACTTGTGGTTATCGATCGTTTGGGATTTGGGCGGCGGATACAACGAATTCAATAAGGAAACCGGGGAAGTGAAGATCTTTCGCTGGGGGTTTCCTGGAAAGAATCGACGGGTAGAGCTTGATCTCAAAACCTCGGATGTGCAAGCGGTGAAAGCGACGTTGAGAGAGGGTGTGAATCCACGTCGATCGCTTTATCTCAGAGTCAAAGGAATGCGAGATATTCCTTTGACTCGAGTGGGGCAGCCGATGACACTGGCAGAACTGGAAAATGAAGCGGCAGGACTGGCTCGATTTCTCAGTGTGCCGCTCGAAGGACTGTAA
- a CDS encoding peptidylprolyl isomerase gives MQTKLQNWLVCLVIVSMFALVGCNGEQGTSAAPTGSPTPSASPTALATPSPQAGVLPRLEGKATVVMTVKGSPITMEIDGTNAPITAGNFVDLVNRKVYDGLVFHRVVREPQPFVVQGGDPQSKDPNVPIDRLGTGGFIDPATKQARDIPLEITPQNAKEPIYSRTFAEAGVNVPPRLKHTRGAVAMARSMNPDSASSQFYVALADLQFLDGNYGVFGYVTQGMEAVDKIQQGDRIESATVTKGIENLKTGGATSSTASPSPSPTTSP, from the coding sequence ATGCAGACAAAACTCCAGAATTGGCTAGTGTGCCTTGTAATCGTCTCGATGTTTGCTCTTGTGGGATGTAATGGAGAGCAGGGAACCTCGGCTGCACCCACTGGATCGCCTACTCCAAGTGCTTCCCCGACGGCTTTAGCAACTCCGTCTCCTCAAGCGGGTGTGTTGCCGCGATTGGAAGGAAAAGCGACTGTGGTGATGACAGTGAAGGGTTCGCCGATCACGATGGAAATCGATGGCACGAATGCACCGATCACAGCCGGAAATTTTGTTGATTTGGTGAATCGGAAAGTGTATGACGGATTGGTTTTTCACCGAGTCGTGAGAGAGCCACAGCCGTTTGTGGTGCAGGGAGGCGACCCGCAGAGTAAAGATCCGAATGTGCCGATCGATCGTTTAGGAACTGGCGGATTTATTGATCCAGCGACAAAGCAGGCGCGTGATATTCCGCTAGAAATTACGCCTCAGAATGCGAAAGAGCCGATTTACAGTCGAACCTTTGCGGAAGCGGGGGTGAATGTGCCGCCGAGATTGAAACATACTCGTGGAGCGGTGGCGATGGCTCGATCGATGAATCCCGATTCGGCTTCTTCTCAGTTCTATGTTGCTTTAGCAGATTTGCAGTTTCTTGATGGAAACTATGGGGTGTTTGGCTATGTGACTCAGGGAATGGAAGCGGTGGATAAGATTCAACAGGGCGATCGCATTGAGTCCGCGACTGTGACAAAAGGAATTGAGAATTTGAAAACGGGTGGGGCTACGAGTTCTACCGCGAGTCCGTCTCCGAGTCCAACCACTTCGCCTTAG
- a CDS encoding beta-ketoacyl-ACP synthase, whose protein sequence is MNVAVTGIGLVSALGDLTQTWERLVEGRSGVQLYQPFSSLEPKPIALIGKHPAEIFSLTRQVVSDAVNDAGLEIPLFDCGVVVGSSRGNQAQWERFTTGQGDLANWLKTLPNGSAIETAQLIQSQGIVLAPMAACATGLWAIARGAELIWSGQCERVICGAIEAPITPLTLIGFERMGALAKDGAFPFDVDRQGLVLGEGGAVFVLESEELARQRKAKIYGRVLGFGLTADGYHVSAPELGSRAAIAAMNQCLKRSGLTADQIDYIHAHGTATQLNDRNEAHLIQQCFSHSVWISSTKGATGHTLGGSGALGAAFCLMALKHQTVPPNVGIRRSEFGIAIAQSAKSADLENVLCFSFGFGGQNAIVAFSR, encoded by the coding sequence ATGAATGTTGCGGTTACTGGCATTGGATTGGTTTCAGCGTTAGGAGATCTAACGCAAACTTGGGAAAGGTTGGTAGAAGGGCGTTCAGGCGTTCAGCTCTACCAGCCTTTTTCGTCGTTGGAGCCGAAACCGATCGCATTAATCGGAAAGCATCCCGCAGAGATTTTCAGTTTGACTCGGCAAGTGGTTTCAGATGCGGTGAATGATGCTGGATTAGAAATTCCATTGTTTGACTGTGGCGTTGTGGTGGGGTCGAGTCGGGGAAATCAGGCACAGTGGGAACGATTCACGACCGGACAGGGGGATCTTGCAAACTGGTTGAAGACTTTGCCGAATGGGAGCGCGATCGAGACGGCTCAATTGATTCAATCTCAAGGGATTGTTTTAGCTCCGATGGCAGCTTGTGCAACGGGACTTTGGGCGATCGCACGAGGAGCCGAACTCATTTGGAGTGGGCAGTGTGAGCGGGTGATTTGTGGAGCGATCGAGGCTCCGATTACGCCGTTGACGCTGATTGGGTTTGAACGGATGGGAGCGCTGGCGAAAGATGGAGCGTTTCCGTTTGATGTCGATCGACAAGGGTTAGTGTTGGGCGAAGGTGGCGCGGTTTTTGTGTTGGAATCAGAAGAATTGGCGCGACAACGAAAGGCGAAAATTTACGGGCGAGTTTTGGGATTTGGGCTGACCGCAGATGGATATCATGTCAGCGCACCAGAGCTGGGAAGTCGAGCGGCGATCGCGGCTATGAATCAGTGTCTTAAGCGCAGTGGTTTAACGGCAGATCAAATCGATTACATTCACGCGCATGGAACGGCGACACAGTTAAACGATCGTAATGAAGCGCATCTGATTCAACAGTGTTTTTCTCACTCGGTTTGGATTAGTTCAACGAAAGGGGCAACCGGACACACGTTAGGGGGATCGGGAGCGTTGGGAGCGGCGTTTTGTTTGATGGCGTTGAAGCATCAGACTGTGCCGCCGAATGTCGGGATTAGACGTAGCGAATTTGGGATTGCGATCGCACAATCTGCGAAATCAGCAGACCTTGAGAATGTTTTGTGCTTTAGTTTTGGGTTTGGGGGACAAAATGCGATCGTGGCGTTCAGTCGATAA
- a CDS encoding FAD-dependent oxidoreductase encodes MSITEEVLAKIPGSPLEGLRRVDALWKALREETIPVPNVVDTCGSDLDSVDWDIVICGGTLGILIGAALVRKGWRVTLIERGILKGREQEWNISRQELNTFIELGLLSEEELENAIATQFNPVRVSFSEGADIFVKDVLNTGVNPVYLLEKLKQFFLENGGNLIENTPFENVVIHPNGVCVNRSITARLMLDAMGYFSPVVQQARQGKKPDGVCLVVGTCAKGFTQNESGDLIASFTPIQKQCQYFWEAFPARDGRTTYLFTYLDADRDRFSLETLFDDYFKLLPEYQNIELDQLEFVRALFGFFPCYRQSPLKLEWDRILAIGDSSGSQSPLSFGGFGAMVRHLKRLTNGIDEALQSEMLNYSALSLLQPYQPNLSVTWLFQRSMSVGMNQKATPDQINQLLVAVFAEMQQLGEPVLKPFLQDVVQFIPLSQTLLKTGISHPGLVLKIIPHVGIFALLDWMLHYFNLAVFSALYAIAQHFKPPLSPTQQYVWNRWVDAWQYGSGNDYVGY; translated from the coding sequence ATGTCAATCACTGAAGAAGTTTTAGCCAAAATTCCGGGAAGTCCACTGGAAGGGTTACGTCGAGTTGATGCTTTGTGGAAGGCATTGAGAGAAGAGACGATCCCCGTTCCAAATGTGGTCGATACTTGTGGTAGCGATTTAGACTCCGTCGATTGGGATATTGTCATCTGTGGCGGGACTTTAGGAATTTTGATCGGGGCTGCATTGGTTCGGAAAGGTTGGCGGGTGACGCTGATCGAACGTGGAATCCTGAAAGGACGTGAGCAGGAATGGAATATTTCACGACAGGAATTGAATACCTTCATTGAGTTGGGATTGTTGAGTGAAGAAGAGTTAGAAAATGCGATCGCAACTCAATTTAATCCCGTTCGAGTCAGCTTTTCTGAAGGCGCAGATATCTTTGTTAAAGATGTTTTAAACACTGGCGTTAATCCAGTTTATTTGTTAGAAAAACTGAAACAATTCTTTCTTGAAAATGGTGGAAATCTAATTGAGAATACGCCGTTTGAGAATGTAGTGATTCATCCGAATGGCGTTTGTGTAAATCGATCGATTACTGCTCGTCTGATGCTTGATGCAATGGGATATTTTTCGCCTGTTGTTCAACAAGCAAGACAAGGGAAAAAGCCCGATGGTGTTTGCTTGGTCGTGGGGACTTGTGCGAAAGGTTTTACTCAGAATGAATCGGGCGATTTGATTGCATCATTCACGCCGATTCAGAAACAGTGTCAGTATTTTTGGGAAGCATTCCCGGCACGAGATGGGAGAACGACTTATCTGTTTACTTATTTAGATGCAGATCGCGATCGCTTTTCGTTAGAAACTCTATTCGATGACTATTTCAAACTGCTACCTGAATATCAAAACATCGAACTCGATCAACTCGAATTCGTCCGAGCGTTATTCGGTTTCTTTCCCTGTTATCGTCAAAGTCCGCTCAAATTAGAGTGGGATCGAATTCTAGCCATTGGTGATAGTAGTGGCAGTCAATCACCACTTAGTTTTGGTGGATTTGGTGCAATGGTTAGACACTTAAAGCGATTGACGAATGGAATTGATGAGGCGCTACAGTCTGAAATGCTCAATTACTCGGCTTTATCTTTATTGCAACCTTATCAGCCGAATTTATCAGTGACTTGGTTGTTTCAGCGATCGATGAGTGTCGGTATGAATCAAAAAGCGACACCCGATCAAATTAATCAATTATTAGTTGCTGTATTTGCAGAAATGCAGCAATTAGGTGAGCCTGTTTTGAAGCCATTTTTACAGGACGTTGTGCAGTTTATTCCGCTGTCTCAAACATTGCTGAAGACGGGAATTTCTCATCCTGGACTGGTCTTAAAAATTATTCCCCACGTTGGGATCTTTGCTCTGCTAGATTGGATGCTGCACTATTTCAATCTGGCAGTTTTCAGTGCGCTTTATGCGATCGCTCAACATTTCAAGCCTCCTCTATCTCCTACACAGCAATACGTGTGGAATCGATGGGTAGACGCTTGGCAGTACGGCTCAGGAAACGATTACGTAGGATATTAA
- a CDS encoding SirB1 family protein — MEFSLARQRFYQEVRQEDEKIDLEKAALYIAQEEYPDLEVEKYLSAIDKMAVEIQARLPEEPYPLRIVQTINQYLYKELGFCGNSEDYYDPQNSFLNDVIDRKTGIPISLALLYLAIAKRINFPMVGIGMPGHFLIRPVANDEMDIFVDAYHDGEILFPQDCQDRLNQLAGQPVEMRPQFVEAVTPKQFLARMLTNLKGIYLNQGKIGKCLTTIERILILFPDTPFELRDRGIIYFQTHRWIEARQDLESYLDSVPNANDRDVIQQLLDRIEGN, encoded by the coding sequence ATGGAATTCTCGCTGGCTCGACAACGGTTTTATCAAGAAGTGCGTCAAGAAGACGAAAAAATTGACTTAGAAAAAGCCGCGCTATATATCGCGCAAGAAGAATATCCAGACTTAGAAGTCGAGAAATATTTAAGCGCGATCGACAAAATGGCAGTGGAAATTCAAGCGAGACTTCCTGAAGAACCGTATCCATTACGAATCGTTCAAACGATTAATCAATATCTGTACAAAGAATTAGGATTCTGTGGAAATTCAGAAGATTATTACGATCCTCAAAATAGTTTTTTGAACGATGTCATCGATCGTAAAACGGGAATTCCAATTTCATTAGCGTTGTTGTATTTAGCGATCGCGAAACGGATTAATTTTCCAATGGTTGGGATCGGAATGCCGGGACATTTTCTGATTCGTCCGGTTGCGAATGACGAAATGGATATCTTTGTCGATGCGTATCACGATGGAGAAATTCTTTTTCCTCAAGACTGTCAAGATCGGCTCAATCAATTAGCGGGTCAACCTGTCGAAATGCGTCCTCAATTTGTGGAAGCAGTGACACCCAAACAATTTTTGGCGCGAATGTTGACCAATTTGAAAGGAATTTATTTGAACCAAGGCAAGATTGGAAAATGCCTGACTACGATCGAACGAATTCTGATTCTGTTCCCGGATACCCCGTTTGAACTGCGCGATCGCGGAATTATTTACTTTCAAACGCATCGCTGGATTGAAGCGCGTCAGGATTTAGAAAGCTATCTCGACAGCGTTCCGAATGCGAACGATCGGGATGTGATTCAGCAATTACTCGATCGCATCGAAGGCAACTAG
- a CDS encoding SRPBCC family protein, protein MEIFEQSILIQASATDVERCFTDLNLMHRWLNPALRCEPIEQWSTAIGSKSRFVIQVPVLQPTLNNVVAERQPGLIVWQFEGFFKGRDRWECSPEEKGTRLLNRFEFEIPNPIVRFGFNQFAAKWTQEDMQAQLRRLKRVAETLR, encoded by the coding sequence ATGGAGATTTTTGAGCAATCGATTTTGATTCAGGCGAGTGCAACCGATGTGGAGCGATGTTTTACCGATTTGAATTTGATGCACCGCTGGCTAAATCCGGCATTGCGCTGTGAGCCGATCGAGCAATGGTCAACCGCGATCGGCAGCAAGAGCCGTTTTGTGATTCAAGTCCCAGTTCTGCAACCGACGCTGAACAATGTGGTTGCAGAACGGCAACCCGGCTTAATTGTTTGGCAATTCGAGGGTTTTTTTAAGGGGCGCGATCGATGGGAGTGTAGCCCCGAAGAGAAAGGAACGCGCTTACTCAATCGGTTTGAATTCGAGATTCCGAATCCGATCGTTCGTTTTGGCTTCAATCAATTCGCGGCAAAGTGGACGCAGGAAGATATGCAGGCACAGCTTCGTCGTCTAAAGCGAGTCGCGGAAACGTTGCGCTAG
- a CDS encoding mechanosensitive ion channel has product MSSIYKSDREALYLKAKGVYQNTMNEFWQHIEPLGGMRLTRNLELAQLPPGEAPFGYIQGVNVANLLIQLGGALLILLIGALIAAFVSSIVRGLLKKTTIDNRLAGWVSGGRGQTNFNVEGLISSIVFWVILILAVVAALNVLGLNTVSQPLNNFLNQIFAFLPQLGAAALLAGLAWVVATIAKTIVVRTSESFGLDEKVSDPSDTSLGASSFRLSDTLGNAVYWFVFLFFLPLILGVLNLQGPLQPVQNLLNDILSALPNIIKALAIAAIGWFVARTVRGIVTNLLAAIGTDQIGARIGLNRARGGQSLSWILGTIVYVLILIPTATAALDALRIPAISGPATAMLNQILNALPLIFTAVAILAIAFAVGKFVADLVSSILASVGFDNLFYWLGLQSAPPTPTVAPEQYSTEFQTGETMLQPEGKSGVRSPSEIVGVIVLVGIMLFATVAAVDVLGIGALAALVAGLLVISGRILSGLVVFAIGLYLANFAYRLITSSGSRQANLLGQTARVAILGFVAALALQQIGIAPNIVNLAFGLLLGAIAVAIAIAFGLGGRDVAGEQLREWLKDFKR; this is encoded by the coding sequence TTGTCATCTATCTACAAAAGCGATCGAGAAGCGCTTTATTTGAAAGCGAAAGGGGTTTATCAAAACACCATGAACGAGTTCTGGCAACATATTGAACCGTTGGGGGGAATGCGACTCACGAGGAATCTGGAGTTAGCTCAACTCCCACCCGGAGAAGCACCGTTTGGCTACATTCAAGGGGTCAACGTCGCGAATCTATTAATTCAGTTAGGCGGTGCGCTCCTAATCTTATTAATCGGAGCGCTGATTGCTGCGTTTGTGTCGAGTATCGTGCGCGGATTGCTGAAGAAAACCACGATCGATAATCGGTTGGCAGGTTGGGTTTCAGGCGGACGAGGACAGACAAATTTCAACGTCGAAGGATTGATCAGCTCGATCGTCTTTTGGGTGATCTTGATTCTGGCTGTGGTGGCAGCGTTGAACGTTTTGGGACTCAATACAGTCTCACAGCCGCTCAACAACTTTTTGAATCAAATTTTTGCCTTCCTGCCTCAGTTGGGTGCAGCGGCACTTTTAGCAGGGTTGGCTTGGGTCGTGGCAACGATCGCGAAAACGATCGTCGTTCGGACTTCAGAGTCATTCGGCTTGGATGAGAAAGTCTCTGATCCCAGCGATACCTCTCTGGGTGCAAGCTCATTCCGCCTCAGCGATACGTTAGGAAATGCAGTTTACTGGTTCGTTTTCCTATTTTTCTTACCGCTAATTTTGGGTGTTTTGAACTTGCAGGGTCCGCTCCAGCCCGTTCAAAACTTGCTGAATGATATTCTAAGTGCCCTTCCCAACATTATTAAGGCGCTGGCGATCGCGGCAATTGGTTGGTTTGTAGCGCGGACGGTTCGCGGTATCGTGACGAATTTGTTGGCGGCGATCGGAACCGATCAAATCGGTGCAAGAATCGGGCTGAATCGAGCAAGAGGCGGTCAATCGCTGTCCTGGATCTTAGGCACGATCGTTTATGTGTTGATTCTGATCCCGACCGCGACCGCAGCATTGGACGCATTGCGAATTCCTGCGATTTCTGGTCCTGCGACCGCAATGTTGAATCAGATCTTGAACGCGTTGCCGTTGATCTTTACCGCAGTTGCAATTTTAGCGATCGCGTTTGCAGTCGGTAAGTTTGTAGCGGATTTAGTCTCTAGCATTCTTGCGAGTGTTGGATTCGACAATCTGTTCTACTGGCTCGGACTTCAATCCGCGCCTCCTACGCCAACGGTTGCACCGGAGCAGTACAGCACTGAGTTTCAAACAGGTGAAACGATGCTGCAACCGGAAGGAAAGTCCGGAGTGCGATCGCCGTCTGAAATTGTCGGTGTAATCGTGCTTGTGGGCATTATGCTGTTTGCGACAGTCGCGGCGGTTGATGTTCTGGGTATCGGAGCCTTGGCTGCGTTAGTGGCTGGTTTGCTCGTGATTTCGGGGCGGATTTTGTCTGGATTGGTCGTATTTGCGATCGGCTTATATCTAGCGAATTTTGCTTATCGATTGATCACGAGTTCTGGCAGTCGGCAGGCGAACTTGTTGGGGCAAACGGCGCGAGTCGCAATTCTCGGATTTGTGGCAGCGTTGGCACTTCAGCAGATTGGCATTGCGCCAAACATTGTTAATTTGGCGTTTGGTCTATTGCTCGGTGCGATTGCGGTGGCGATTGCGATCGCGTTTGGTCTGGGCGGTCGTGACGTGGCTGGTGAACAGTTGCGCGAATGGTTGAAAGACTTTAAGCGTTAA
- the ftsE gene encoding cell division ATP-binding protein FtsE: MTQVLNRPPSVPTRDESQSKPAEALIQLRQVSKTYSNGSSALTGVSLDVKVGDFLFITGPSGSGKSTLLKLLYGAELPSSGEILVDRQNPARLRGNQLAFLRRRIGVVFQDYKLIPRRTVSENVSFVLWAQGYSRSEIQRRLQPALKMVGLVHKADSFPEELSGGEQQRVSIARAIVGTPPILLADEPTGNLDADNSWQVIKILKKLNQIGITVLVTTHDENLIRLANHPVVQIRNGRLYQVAGMGG, translated from the coding sequence ATGACTCAGGTTCTGAATCGTCCACCGTCTGTCCCTACCCGTGATGAGTCTCAATCTAAGCCTGCTGAGGCGCTGATTCAACTCCGTCAGGTCAGCAAAACCTATTCAAACGGAAGCTCTGCGCTCACAGGCGTTTCGCTCGATGTGAAGGTGGGCGATTTTTTGTTTATCACAGGACCGTCTGGCTCTGGGAAATCAACCCTTCTTAAATTACTGTATGGGGCAGAACTGCCATCATCTGGGGAAATTTTGGTCGATCGACAAAATCCCGCTCGACTTCGAGGCAATCAACTCGCGTTTCTGCGTCGTCGAATCGGGGTTGTGTTTCAAGATTACAAACTGATCCCACGTCGAACGGTGTCGGAAAATGTTTCGTTTGTGTTGTGGGCGCAGGGTTATTCTCGATCGGAAATTCAACGGCGATTACAGCCCGCACTCAAAATGGTTGGATTAGTTCACAAAGCTGATAGTTTCCCAGAGGAGCTTTCCGGGGGAGAACAGCAGCGGGTGAGTATTGCACGTGCGATCGTAGGAACGCCGCCGATTCTTTTAGCGGATGAGCCGACTGGAAATCTAGATGCTGATAATTCTTGGCAGGTGATCAAGATTCTGAAAAAACTGAACCAGATCGGAATCACGGTTCTAGTAACGACGCACGATGAGAATTTAATTCGGTTAGCCAATCATCCAGTCGTACAGATTCGGAATGGACGGTTATATCAGGTTGCAGGAATGGGCGGATGA
- a CDS encoding DUF2949 domain-containing protein, with translation MEAKKRSNLIQFLREELALPTSAIDLAVKHSQPELAPLPMVLWQYGLITLNQLDQIFDWLEKA, from the coding sequence ATGGAAGCGAAAAAGCGATCGAACTTAATTCAGTTTCTTCGGGAAGAACTGGCGCTTCCAACTTCCGCGATCGATCTTGCCGTGAAACACAGTCAGCCTGAACTCGCTCCCCTGCCGATGGTGCTTTGGCAATACGGCTTAATTACCCTGAACCAATTGGATCAAATCTTCGATTGGCTGGAGAAAGCCTAA
- a CDS encoding glycoside hydrolase family 19 protein, translating to MTTLPQLLIWRKQAVDRIGQLILSGTTNDLQPNDAHADTLLRQLSKLPARPGDRAPYQGSFPNEPVSVARIKAANRLRQLILNIRNAEFQPQDQAIDSALRLMSSLPARTTQNPYAALFPTTPLPDLSIDRILEIAPYADRSRVTSLLPHLLLTMAQSQINTPLRQAHFLAQLIHESGSFNYLEEIDPGDYLEGRTDLGNTQPGDGRRFKGRGLIQITGRTNYQACGEALGIDLIQAPTRLAEYDLACLSAGWFWSKNQLNPHADRNDVERVTRIINGGLNGFEDRQYYLASARDVLSV from the coding sequence ATGACAACGCTGCCGCAACTATTGATCTGGAGAAAGCAAGCAGTCGATCGCATTGGGCAATTAATCCTGAGCGGGACTACGAATGATCTTCAGCCGAATGATGCTCACGCAGATACCTTATTGCGGCAGTTAAGTAAGCTTCCGGCACGTCCTGGCGATCGCGCTCCTTACCAAGGCAGTTTCCCGAATGAACCTGTTAGCGTCGCTCGAATCAAAGCGGCGAACCGTTTGAGACAGTTAATTTTGAATATTCGGAACGCTGAGTTTCAACCGCAGGATCAAGCGATCGATAGCGCACTTCGCTTGATGTCATCTCTCCCTGCAAGAACCACTCAGAATCCTTACGCTGCACTATTTCCCACTACGCCACTTCCTGATCTCAGCATTGATCGAATTTTAGAGATTGCGCCGTATGCCGATCGCAGTCGAGTCACTTCCCTCTTACCGCATTTACTTCTGACAATGGCGCAGTCTCAGATTAATACTCCTCTGCGTCAGGCTCATTTTCTGGCTCAATTGATTCATGAATCTGGCTCGTTCAACTACCTTGAAGAAATCGATCCAGGTGACTATCTCGAAGGCAGAACCGATTTAGGCAATACCCAACCCGGTGACGGACGACGCTTTAAAGGTCGAGGTTTGATCCAAATTACAGGACGTACAAACTATCAGGCTTGTGGTGAAGCACTTGGAATTGATTTGATTCAAGCCCCGACTCGGTTAGCAGAATATGATTTAGCGTGTCTAAGTGCAGGCTGGTTCTGGTCGAAAAATCAGCTTAATCCTCATGCCGATCGCAATGATGTAGAACGAGTGACCCGAATCATCAACGGCGGATTAAATGGATTTGAAGATCGACAGTACTATCTTGCATCCGCAAGAGATGTTTTAAGCGTTTAA
- a CDS encoding YdcF family protein, whose protein sequence is MFLFLSKLLPIFIYPLGLSCLLLILAFILIWKKRSRLALIPITLTFLILFFSSSSWISNAIVESLEFQYITQGELPTADAIVVLGGATESALPPRPWIEIREEGDRVLYAGKLYRDKKAPRLILSGGRVDWRPSSTSEAEDMAILLETMGVPRSAMLLESRSLNTRENAVYSQEIMKTEKIQKVLLVTSALHMPRSMLIFKKLGIDAIPAPTDYTSVLGNQSTLEATILDTLPDADQMRRTSRALKEYIGILVYRLRGWA, encoded by the coding sequence ATGTTTTTATTTCTTTCTAAACTGCTTCCTATTTTCATTTATCCGCTGGGTTTGAGTTGTCTCTTGCTCATTCTCGCGTTCATCTTGATTTGGAAAAAGCGATCGCGTTTAGCTCTGATCCCCATTACGCTCACCTTCCTCATTCTGTTTTTCAGTTCGAGCAGTTGGATTAGCAATGCGATCGTCGAATCATTAGAGTTTCAATACATCACTCAAGGTGAATTACCCACCGCAGATGCGATCGTGGTTCTCGGTGGTGCAACTGAATCGGCATTACCGCCGCGACCCTGGATCGAAATTAGAGAAGAAGGCGATCGCGTTCTTTACGCTGGAAAACTGTATCGCGATAAAAAAGCGCCTCGATTAATTTTGAGCGGTGGACGAGTCGATTGGCGACCGAGTAGCACTTCAGAAGCGGAAGACATGGCAATCTTGCTCGAAACAATGGGCGTTCCTCGATCGGCAATGCTACTCGAATCTCGATCGCTCAATACTCGCGAAAATGCGGTTTATTCTCAAGAAATTATGAAAACTGAGAAAATCCAGAAAGTTTTGCTAGTCACATCTGCCTTGCACATGCCTCGATCGATGTTGATCTTCAAAAAGCTGGGGATCGATGCAATTCCAGCCCCGACCGATTACACCTCTGTTCTAGGAAATCAATCGACCTTAGAAGCAACAATTCTCGATACGTTACCCGATGCAGACCAAATGCGGCGTACGTCTCGCGCTTTGAAGGAGTACATCGGGATCTTAGTGTATCGCTTGCGAGGATGGGCTTAG
- a CDS encoding single-stranded DNA-binding protein, with protein sequence MSLNVVTLVGRVGGEPDVKYFESGSVKCRLTLAVNRPTKNSDQPDWFNLELWGKQAETAANYVRKGSLIGIKGSLKFDTWADKNSGAARSSPVVLVDRLQLLGSKRDNEGGDAPAYEEDF encoded by the coding sequence ATGAGCTTAAATGTCGTAACGCTCGTAGGACGAGTTGGCGGTGAACCCGATGTGAAATATTTTGAGTCGGGCAGCGTCAAATGCCGTTTGACGCTGGCAGTGAATCGACCGACCAAAAATAGCGATCAGCCCGATTGGTTTAATCTCGAACTCTGGGGGAAGCAGGCAGAAACCGCCGCGAATTATGTTCGCAAAGGCAGCTTGATCGGAATCAAGGGATCGCTGAAGTTTGACACCTGGGCGGACAAGAATTCGGGTGCAGCGCGATCATCGCCTGTGGTTTTGGTCGATCGCTTACAGCTTCTCGGCTCGAAGCGCGATAACGAAGGTGGAGATGCTCCGGCTTATGAAGAAGATTTCTAG